One stretch of Clavelina lepadiformis chromosome 6, kaClaLepa1.1, whole genome shotgun sequence DNA includes these proteins:
- the LOC143462496 gene encoding E3 ubiquitin-protein ligase RNF213-like: MEDYLKQHLRIRPGKFETAAQIDHEQSLVRVVLSESAGMGKSLFINRRQEQLSALFEDTVYWNSTIIRFLEKRVDVDDVVATLTRSNDREVCNADPHFIHIDITPSVGLPLQSNKMIFV, encoded by the exons ATGGAAGATTATCTCAAACAACATCTTCGCATTAGGCCtggaaaatttgaaacagcCGCACAGATTGATCATGAACAATCATTAGTTAGAGTTGTTCTTTCAGAAAGTGCTGGAATGG GTAAATCTCTCTTTATTAACCGTCGTCAAGAACAATTGTCAGCTCTGTTTGAAGACACTGTGTATTGGAACTCAACTATAATTCGCTTTCTTGAAAAGCGAGTTGATGTTGATGATGTGGTGGCAACATTAACCAGATCAAATGATCGTGAAGTTTGCAATGCTGATCCACACTTTATCCATATTGATATCACACCATCGGTGGGTCTTCCACTGCAAAGCAATAAGATGATATTTGTTTAA